The Actinomycetota bacterium genome has a window encoding:
- a CDS encoding GNAT family N-acetyltransferase: MIETSQLPPGISLREWNAEEDSLVELTDLLHRSYAGLAEMGLRYVATYQDEETTARRIAGVECTLALLDNQMVGTVTFRPPGRSRGCPWYDHPDVASFGQFCVDPDLRRVGLGSALLDHVEARAAQSGAAEIACDTAEQATHLIEMYEARGYRFIEYADWRPMTNFRSVVLSKTLPTAR; this comes from the coding sequence GTGATCGAAACCTCTCAACTCCCACCCGGCATCTCGCTCCGCGAGTGGAACGCCGAAGAAGACTCGCTCGTCGAGCTCACCGACTTGCTGCACCGCTCATACGCGGGACTGGCCGAGATGGGCCTGCGCTACGTCGCCACATACCAGGACGAAGAAACCACCGCGCGCCGGATCGCCGGGGTCGAGTGCACACTGGCGCTGCTCGACAACCAAATGGTGGGAACGGTGACATTCCGTCCTCCCGGCCGCTCGCGCGGCTGTCCGTGGTACGACCATCCCGACGTCGCCTCGTTTGGTCAATTCTGCGTCGATCCCGATCTGCGGCGCGTCGGGCTGGGTTCCGCCCTTCTGGACCACGTCGAAGCGCGCGCCGCGCAGTCGGGTGCTGCCGAGATCGCCTGCGACACCGCCGAACAAGCCACCCACCTGATCGAGATGTACGAGGCGCGCGGCTACCGATTCATCGAATACGCCGACTGGCGACCGATGACGAACTTCCGCAGCGTCGTACTGAGTAAGACCCTGCCGACGGCCCGTTAG